In Nicotiana tabacum cultivar K326 chromosome 11, ASM71507v2, whole genome shotgun sequence, a single window of DNA contains:
- the LOC107831273 gene encoding putative MO25-like protein At5g47540, protein MTRCVSSRDNLRILMNLLRESSKSIQIEAFHVFKLFAANQNKPPDIVSILVASRSKLLRLFADFKTDKDTYTVDID, encoded by the exons ATGACGCGTTGTGTTAGTTCAAGAGACAACTTAAGGATCCTTATGAATCTTCTCAGG GAGTCAAGCAAGAGTATCCAGATAGAAGCATTCCATGTTTTCAAG TTATTTGCTGCAAACCAGAACAAGCCTCCAGATATTGTTAGCATCCTTGTCGCTAGCAGAAGCAAGCTCCTGCGCCTCTTTGCTGATTTTAAGACTGACAAAGATACGTACACAGTAGATATCGATTAA